The Oryzias melastigma strain HK-1 linkage group LG13, ASM292280v2, whole genome shotgun sequence genome window below encodes:
- the zgc:153184 gene encoding capZ-interacting protein isoform X1, translating to MEKDSPSKPSVAELAGRLKGHILPMPNSNDESPFRKRPPCSLKLQPQTHENEESENSVPPKPYAKMKNSTIIEKLQANLALSPTALLPSAKSPEGKLQPPTLTPTTPSSPFSPTLRPSHQSSEEEDPVSFDSPPEGATLPNFNKTRARLSFKRRPPTRQHRRSAGDEVEASPRDPSPSEPHPPKENRNEEQTFSVLTEETESAHTGGQRETKNKEEEEEKEDCEKIEAGTTPSDPDNSRPDRDLQEEQVKSAEDLEEEQLSSESVDQIEVDVKTEEQQDEAPQETKHEP from the exons AAGGATTCTCCATCCAAGCCGTCTGTGGCTGAGCTGGCTGGAAGGCTGAAAGGTCATATCCTGCCCATGCCTAACTCAAATGACGAG TCTCCGTTCCGAAAGCGACCTCCGTGTTCCCTGAAGTTACAGCCTCAAACACATGAAAACGAGGAGTCAGAA AACTCGGTCCCACCTAAGCCTTACGCAAAGATGAAGAACTCCACCATCATTGAGAAACTCCAG GCCAACCTGGCTCTGTCCCCCACTGCTTTGCTGCCTTCAGCCAAGAGTCCGGAGGGGAAGCTGCAGCCGCCGACCCTGACCCCCACCACCCCCAGCAGCCCCTTCAGCCCCACCCTGCGACCATCACACCAGTCCAGCGAAGAGGAGGATCCCGTCAGCTTCGACAGCCCCCCCGAAGGCGCCACTTTGCCGAACTTCAACAAg ACTCGGGCCCGGCTATCCTTCAAAAGGCGACcgcccacaagacagcacaggAGGTCGGCCGGAGACGAGGTGGAAGCCTCTCCAAGGGATCCATCCCCGAGTGAACCGCATCCACCGAAAGAAAACCGGAACGAGGAACAGACCTTCAGCGTCCTGACCGAGGAAACGGAATCTGCACACACGGGCGGTCAGCGAGAAACCAAAaacaaggaggaggaggaggagaaggaggactGCGAAAAGATTGAGGCTGGGACAACGCCGAGTGACCCAGACAACAGCAGGCCAGACCGGGATCTGCAAGAGGAACAAGTAAAGAGCGCAGAGGATTTGGAGGAGGAACAGCTGTCTTCTGAGTCTGTTGACCAGATAGAGGTTGATGTTAAGACAGAGGAACAGCAGGACGAGGCGCCTCAGGAGACAAAACACGAACCGTGa
- the zgc:153184 gene encoding capZ-interacting protein isoform X2, whose protein sequence is MEDSPSKPSVAELAGRLKGHILPMPNSNDESPFRKRPPCSLKLQPQTHENEESENSVPPKPYAKMKNSTIIEKLQANLALSPTALLPSAKSPEGKLQPPTLTPTTPSSPFSPTLRPSHQSSEEEDPVSFDSPPEGATLPNFNKTRARLSFKRRPPTRQHRRSAGDEVEASPRDPSPSEPHPPKENRNEEQTFSVLTEETESAHTGGQRETKNKEEEEEKEDCEKIEAGTTPSDPDNSRPDRDLQEEQVKSAEDLEEEQLSSESVDQIEVDVKTEEQQDEAPQETKHEP, encoded by the exons GATTCTCCATCCAAGCCGTCTGTGGCTGAGCTGGCTGGAAGGCTGAAAGGTCATATCCTGCCCATGCCTAACTCAAATGACGAG TCTCCGTTCCGAAAGCGACCTCCGTGTTCCCTGAAGTTACAGCCTCAAACACATGAAAACGAGGAGTCAGAA AACTCGGTCCCACCTAAGCCTTACGCAAAGATGAAGAACTCCACCATCATTGAGAAACTCCAG GCCAACCTGGCTCTGTCCCCCACTGCTTTGCTGCCTTCAGCCAAGAGTCCGGAGGGGAAGCTGCAGCCGCCGACCCTGACCCCCACCACCCCCAGCAGCCCCTTCAGCCCCACCCTGCGACCATCACACCAGTCCAGCGAAGAGGAGGATCCCGTCAGCTTCGACAGCCCCCCCGAAGGCGCCACTTTGCCGAACTTCAACAAg ACTCGGGCCCGGCTATCCTTCAAAAGGCGACcgcccacaagacagcacaggAGGTCGGCCGGAGACGAGGTGGAAGCCTCTCCAAGGGATCCATCCCCGAGTGAACCGCATCCACCGAAAGAAAACCGGAACGAGGAACAGACCTTCAGCGTCCTGACCGAGGAAACGGAATCTGCACACACGGGCGGTCAGCGAGAAACCAAAaacaaggaggaggaggaggagaaggaggactGCGAAAAGATTGAGGCTGGGACAACGCCGAGTGACCCAGACAACAGCAGGCCAGACCGGGATCTGCAAGAGGAACAAGTAAAGAGCGCAGAGGATTTGGAGGAGGAACAGCTGTCTTCTGAGTCTGTTGACCAGATAGAGGTTGATGTTAAGACAGAGGAACAGCAGGACGAGGCGCCTCAGGAGACAAAACACGAACCGTGa